ATCTAACCCTGGTTTCATCCCTAAACCTAAACAAAAAGTTTCTTTCTTAACTCATCCTGGATCTTAGTGTCAAATCTATCCTGAAGTGAGTACCTGGTTCCCAGATTTCAGGCCACTAAAAACACCTTAGGTTTTTTCTTAGTTATTAACTACATTAAGAATACTGTGACTGCCATAGTTATGGGATATAACTAAGTGATAGTCATATGACTTTTTTTGAACAACCAGTGGCTTCTCCATTCTCTTGCTGTATATTTTTCTAGTCTTTCTAGCTCTCAAGGGACATGAGGAAGAAACTGTAGCCTCTACGTTTGTATCTATTCTccctatttatttttctctgtcttaatgatgaaatatgcaaaacatatttatgtTTGAGAAACAAACCCTTTCTGGTCACACCTTATCTTGAAGGATTAGCCCTACTTCTTCTCAAGGTATTTTCAGCTGCTGGCTAAGGTCTTACAGCAATTTCCAGGCAATGGGACCCTCACCAACAGCTACACTAATACTCAGGGAAGATAGAGAAGTAATAGGAGAAAGGCTAAGATCTCAAAGGTGTGATCTAAAGTGAAATAAACCTTGATTCCCTCATGTGGTAGCCAGCAGTCACCAGTTAGTTACTAGCTGGCACTCTGGGCGTTGCTTTAAGCTCTTAATGATTCTTCATTGATTCCCCATCCTAATTTCTACAGGAACTATAAAAGTATGGggattgtgtgtatatgttgggAAGAAATGGAGGTGGGTAGGGTGTTTCAGACCTCTCTGCTTCTGTCTACTATGGATCAGGTTTGTGGGCCTTCTCAGAACCATcaaccagaaaaataataattttctgcTTAGTCTTCTTTCAGGGAATGTTCTATTCTTCTAGTTCTCATGTATACTTGTTGTGACTGAAGTTGAAGCTACCACTTAAATTTATCTTAGATTTATTATGCTGTAGAGTTTTTCCCCAGGGGCCCCTCTTTgacatttaataaagaaaaagcaaattctGAATTTTCCCCATATCTGCCATGTTTTTCTCCCTTCGGCATGTGTACTCTCTGGTGCTGAGAAAGGTTTGACTTAGTACAGAAGGCTTTCTCACATTTACTACAATGATAAGGCTTCTCCTTAgagtggattctctgatgtttaatAAGATTTGAACTATGACTgaaggtcttcccacattcattacatttataaggtctCTCTCCAGTGTGAAGTCTCTGGTGTGAAATAAGACCTGCTTGCTGACTGAAGCTTttcccacattgattacattggtatggtttctctccagtgtggattctatGATGCTGAATGAGGCTGGCTTTGCTTCTGAAGGTTTTCTCACATTCTTTACATTTATAGGGTGTCtccccagtgtgaattctctgatgtttactaAAGTCTGAGCTATTACTGAAGGTTTTCCCGCACTCAACACATTTATAGCCTCTCTCTCCTGGGCAGAGTTTACTATGGATTAAATTTGAGACTTCCCTTGACCCAGTCTCTTGGAAAGAGTATTTCCTTGTTCTTTCTCCTATAGGTTTCTCCCACTGTCTTTGTAATGTACTCTCATGATCATGATCATGTGCCTCTCTGTATTTGATTTTCTCAGCAACATCACCTATGAATCTTCCTGATACCATTGCTGGAGGTTCTACTTTGGATATTTCATTTTTAGGTGTTGACTCTTCATTCTGAAGCTTGGACTGACAATCTGAAACAATAAATAGAATAGGCATATGTCAGTTCCCTGTGCTGGGAGAGGATAACTAATGGACTCTGCCCTCCTCTAATTTGAAAGGTACTTAAGTTTAGCTTAATTATTGTCAGCCATAACAAAAGGAACACATATAAATCACCACTAAAATCTAATGATCTTGGTGCAACTACAGACTTAAGTTTCTGAATTTATGTGTACAGGAGGTCTTCATTATCCAAGGACAGCTGGTACCAGAAAAAGGCCAAAAAGTAAATGTCCTTAAAATGAAGACCAATGCTTCCTACGTAAGTAATAAAAGGTTCTGATGGGAACTTTgtcatgaaaaataaaactaaaaattaagaaaataagtttattttttatcGTAAGTTTAATAACATTTAAGTTATAACTAGAACCATGTACGAGTTCTCTAAATGAGTTTATGATGTATTAGGTGTTGCTTTTGGGAGAGTAAGTTTTATGATAGCATAATACAACATCTTTTACATTTGAGTTTTGCAAAAGGATCATAAAGAGGGCCATGGTTATAAATTTTCATCAGTTTTCCAAAAGATCTTTCTTAATGTTTTGTTATTCAAATTGGTCTTTTGGTCTTTTTTAAAGTATCAACTGACAATCAGTAAAGAGATTTTCCCATAGAAGATGCTGACAGAAGCTAGTGTTAAATGGGTGAGGATGTATGAGTaggaattatttttataattggtTAGTGAATTCaagagagaattttttaaaaagtataactCTATGCAACTTCTTAAGGGAATAATAGATAGAGAAAGGCCTCTGAATGAGGAAAGTCAGTATTAAAGCcccacctctgatacatacaGGCAAATCTCTTAACATTTTAGTACCTCCAGCCAGCTACCTAAGATTTTAAGTTGCAGAGTAGTTGCCAATATGTATTGGAAGGAGATTCCTCATTAGCAATTTACTACATCTATGAAACCATATGTCtatactaaaacaaaatgcacCCTCATAACTATGGAGCCTCGGATTACAAATGCTTGGATAATAAGGACCCCCTGTATTTCAAAATAGGGCAGAACAGAGCACGGTATAGAAATAGGTACATAGAAGTAATTTTGTATGACTACAGAACTGATAATAAGGAGAAAGGATGAAGGAGCCAAGCAACAAGGAGGGTAAATTGTGTTTGTGAAAGGgtcagaaaagaagagaaaagagaataaaaaaggcaaaatgggTAAATGCAGAATAGACAAAGtaacaattctattttttaaattcctaaCCTAAGGTCCATTTGTTTGGATAAAGGCACTAATTCCCATGAGGTTTTACCTATCAGGTCTATCTCCTTGTTTTACCTAGAAatcaaataattaagaaaaaaatgaaggaggaggggaggaaatgtGATTATACCAATTATTGCTTGAAACAAGAAGCCCATGAAGAAATCACTTTGAATTCTGTTTCAAAACCTTGTTATGTTCTGTTTAAATGTTTTGTGATTAGGGAAGGAGAAAGGTGTGTTTTGGTGAACTCAGATGGCTGAGTAATCTGAAAACATATTACTGGGGGAAAACTCCCTATACAATAAGAAaactaggaaaactagaaagcagtttggcagaaattaggtttaaatGAACTGCAACAAGCTTAAAATAGATACTAAATCTGAATGTTAAAGGTcatgccattaaaaaaaagtaatagaaCCAGATCAGGACCTTTTCATTGCTGTTAGAATTCTTAACTAAAGAAGGAATGCAAAggaatcacaaaaaataaaagattattttgattacatgaaattgaaaaccCTTTGGATGAACAAAATcagtgcaaaatcttttcaactaggataaggaaaggagggagggcagagaagGATTTATATAGCTCCTGCTACTACATACTAGgctttttaaagtgctttctaaatattatccaatttgatcctcataacaacccctgGGCGGTAGGTCTGTTAATATATCCATtatacagtcaaggaaactgaggcaaactgtgtgactagcccagggtcacaaagctagaaagtatctaaggtctaatttgaacttagatcttcctgactccaggcctagcaagCCTGGAGTGGTTCAGTGCACTGCACAACCTAACTGCTTtaggataaaaagggaaattatcaaataagaaaaaatctGCATCAAATATTGCTGACTAGAGCCTGATACCCAAGAAATATGAGACTAACACAAAAATGTAAGACCACGAATtgttccccaatagataagtggtcaaagtatAAAGAGAACAAAGTTCTCAAAAGATCCATAGGCtatttatagccatataaaaaataagaagaatgcaaatcaaaacagttcttcAGGTTCaggaaactggcaaagatgacagtgGTTGTGGAAAGGTTTGTGGAAATAAAGGCACATTAATACATCATTggtccaagcattctggaaagcaattttgaaattatgcaacaaaatatttatagttcccTCTTTTCTTCAATAATATCTTAGAGTTAATCTACTACACCCACTTCGATACTTATATAgatacatttataaaatacttctcaaagaaacaatcaacaatttaaataactggaggaGATATTAAGGGCTCATGACTAAGCCCTGCCAATGTAATACAAAAAATGATGAACCTGCTTGAATCAATTTATGAACTTAAGTGTTATACTACTCAAACTACCATGGGGATACTTTATAAAGCCAGACATAATTATAGCAAAAATTTATTCAGagaaacaaaaggtctagaatctcTTGAGAAACAGTGAAAAAAGTAGCAATCAGGGGGAATAGCATTTTCAGACCTCAGGTTACACTATAAAGCAATATTCattaaaactacttggtactggcttaAAAATAGCAAAGATCAATGAGAACAGGCTAGATAAAGACGAATTAGAACCAACAgtattcagttcaataaactaTTTGGGAACTATTTTGGAACTTCCTCTTTGACAATAACTACTGGGAAAAGCAAAAAGCAGcttggaagaaattagatttttaaaaaagtctagcTGGATTTagtaattaagaaatcattggagAGGGCATTTTCAGCTAAGTGATGAGACTGAAATCCCAGTTGCAAGAGGTTGAAAAGTACTGAGATTAAAACACTACTATCTACCAGGGTAGGGATAGTTAGCTGAAAGGTGAAACAGTTGTGCCTCAGAGGGTGTGCCAAGATAGAAGCATGAGCAATCCTGCCAGACTATTCAAGAGATATCAGGATTTCCAAGCTTTTTATAAGACAGAAAAGCCCTTGCGGGGCTGGGTAGCCCACAGTAGGACTTAGAACATGAGAGTCTGTGTAGCATTGTATGCCTAGGTTTGTAATGctaccaaaggaaaaataaacatataatttaTTAACATACCAGAATTTATAAAGTATTAATAAATCTTGAATATTTGTGTTACAACCCTTAGAcctgaaatggaaagaaattgtGTAAAGGCATCGGCAAGATCCAATCAACGTTTCTTACGTGATGTATTTCACTAAGTCAATGTACCTCTTGGTGTGTAACTGCATTTCCCTTTGAACACATGACTCTTCATCCCTCAAAGTACATGTGATTGTTACATAAGCATACAGTGCACCACCTTTAAACAATAATCCATTATATCGCTCCTCCTTGAAATCATTTGACTCCCTCAAACACCATCAGTTAGTGACATCTATACCCCACTCCTGCCTAAAATAACCACTGGCACTTTCAGAATCTTACAAGTCCCTCTTTCCTGCTGAGGAGAATCTGTATATTTTCTCACTGTCACCACTGCTGCTTATAGAAAGCACACCTTTCTTTATCCCTACATAACCTTCTAGTATCTTCAGCCTTTTTTGTTCCTTAGCAAGCTTTATAACTACCTACAGACCTCTAATCAACCTACTCCTTGCCAGGAGCTAGAATCCCACAAGCAGCTTGTTGGTCACTTCCAAAGTCTTCTAGCACTGAAGTTTAATATTACATCCTTCTGTAATTGTCCGATATGTGAAATCTTGTTTTTTCAACTAGATTAAAAATTCCTTGAAAGTGCAAAccatattttatactttttttttgtattccccacagtgctaggcacacaTTAGGCCTCAAATACTGTTCACCCACTTTAAGCTAACCACCTTGGCAAAACAACCCACCCTTCCCTCTCTTCAGATGAATCCCTTTCTCACCAATCTTTTGGAGAGGGTGGAGATCCATAGATTCACATTTCAACTGAGTCTCTATCCGAATGCTTGGTGACTTCCTCAATGTCACTGGAGCTGGGAATAGGGGCGTCACCCCTTCCCAGAGTAATGCTTGTTCTTGTGTATGGGCTGAGACCTGGAAACAATTAGGTGAGGTTGAGcttataatcaatcaatcaaccagcattaattaagtgcttactatgtgtgaaGCACTACAATGAACAATGATAATACAATGATAAAagtaatagaggagacaacacacacacacacacacctattaaTGAATACATATAAAatccatacaaaataaataaataaacacaagatGGTTTTGCAAGGGAGTACCCTAGTAGCTAGGGAGACCAAGAAAAGCTCCTTGAAGAAGGTGGCGAAACCATTTGGGAAACTAGTTAAAACCTGAAAAGAGTTCTCAAGGAACAACTCTAAGGGACAAAAGGCCCTTGAAAAAGAAACCAGTTGCTTTCAGTCAGCAAGGCTATTagggaacaaaagagagaaaagaggaatagttttttcttcctttgaaaatgttttcaacTCAGCCACTCTGTCCCCAAGTCTGTTCCCATAATCCCTTGTTGCAGTCTGCTACAACACAGAATCATTCTCCTCACCTGCTGTCCTGGTTCATCCAGTTCTCTCTCCAAATCTTCTAGTAGCATCACTACCTCCTCACCACTTTCTGGATGTCGTTCCTGCAACCAGACCTGAAGTTCCTCTGGCAGGATGCTCAGGAACTGCTCCAGCACCAGCAGCTCCAAAATCTCCTCCTTAGTGTGCATCTCGGGCCTCAGCCACTCACAACAGAGTGTGCGAAGTCGGCTCAGAGCCTCTCGGGGCCCAGGGGTCTCCTGGTAGCACAGCTGCCTGAAGCGTTGCCGCCAGATCTCCTGGTTGGGGTGACTATCACTTTGGTGACTAGATTCCTGCTCCCAGGTGGGATCATCCTCCACCTTGATTATTATAGGCCCATCCTGATCCTGTAGAGCCTGGGGAGAAAGGCCGGCAGTCTCTTTGGATTCTGCAGTCATCATATAGGCTCACAAGGTGGTTTCCCTCCCAACAGGAT
The DNA window shown above is from Notamacropus eugenii isolate mMacEug1 chromosome 2, mMacEug1.pri_v2, whole genome shotgun sequence and carries:
- the ZSCAN21 gene encoding zinc finger and SCAN domain-containing protein 21 — encoded protein: MMTAESKETAGLSPQALQDQDGPIIIKVEDDPTWEQESSHQSDSHPNQEIWRQRFRQLCYQETPGPREALSRLRTLCCEWLRPEMHTKEEILELLVLEQFLSILPEELQVWLQERHPESGEEVVMLLEDLERELDEPGQQVSAHTQEQALLWEGVTPLFPAPVTLRKSPSIRIETQLKCESMDLHPLQKIDCQSKLQNEESTPKNEISKVEPPAMVSGRFIGDVAEKIKYREAHDHDHESTLQRQWEKPIGERTRKYSFQETGSREVSNLIHSKLCPGERGYKCVECGKTFSNSSDFSKHQRIHTGETPYKCKECEKTFRSKASLIQHHRIHTGEKPYQCNQCGKSFSQQAGLISHQRLHTGERPYKCNECGKTFSHSSNLIKHQRIHSKEKPYHCSKCEKAFCTKSNLSQHQRVHMPKGEKHGRYGENSEFAFSLLNVKEGPLGKNSTA